Proteins encoded by one window of Channa argus isolate prfri chromosome 1, Channa argus male v1.0, whole genome shotgun sequence:
- the LOC137101179 gene encoding major histocompatibility complex class I-related gene protein-like isoform X5, with protein MEADVKPHFTSVQQILKKMDKMYIFFLLLLGINGATGVTHSLKYFYTGSSQVPNFPEFVAVGMVDGVEMFYYDSNTRRLEPKQDWMNRITADDPQYWETQTDSLMVAHQTFKGNIEILKQGFNQTGGLHILQWIFGCDWDDETDEVTGYDQYGYDGEDFIAFDVKTETWIAPKPEGFTTKHNWDNNRTLIAQRKNYLTQICPEWVKKYVNYGSRSLLRTVPPSVSLLQKSPSSPVSCHATGFYPDRATMFWRKDGQELHEDVDHGEILPNHDGTFQMRVDLKLSSVKPEDWTRYDCVFLLSGVKDDVTTKLDKAVLRRNEEKLSDMFVPIIAAVVVGLVLVVLVVIGAVMYKKKKKGSDDSYYI; from the exons TGACTCACTCTCtgaagtatttctacactgGATCTTCTCAAGTCCCAAACTTTCCAGAGTTTGTGGCTGTTGGGATGGTTGATGGAGTGGAGATGTTTTACTATGACAGCAACACCAGGAGACTAGAACCCAAACAGGACTGGATGAACAGAATCACAGCAGATGATCCACAGTACTGGGAAACTCAGACTGACAGTTTAATGGTTGCCCATCAGACCTTCAAAGGCAACATTGAAATTCTAAAGCAGGGCTTCAACCAAACTggag gtcTTCACATTCTCCAGTGGATATTTGGCTGTGACTGGGATGATGAGACTGATGAGGTCACTGGTTATGATCAGTATGGTTATGATGGAGAAGACTTCATAGCATTTGACGTGAAGACAGAGACATGGATCGCTCCAAAACCAGAGGGTTTCACCACCAAACACAATTGGGATAATAACAGAACACTCATAGCACAGAGGAAGAACTATCTCACCCAGATTTGTCCTGAGTGGGTGAAGAAGTATGTGAACTATGGGAGCAGGTCTCTGCTGAGAACAG TTcctccctcagtgtctctcctccagaagtctccgtcctctccagtcagctgccacgctacaggtttctaccctgacagagccacaatgttctggaggaaagatggacaggagcttcatgaggacgtggaccatggagagatcctccccaaccatgatggaaccttccagatgagagtTGATCTGAAACTTTCgtcagtcaaacctgaagactggacgagatacgactgtgtgtttctgctctctGGTGTGAAGGATGATGTCACCACCAAACTGGACAAAGCTGTGTTAAGGAGAAATGAAG AGAAGCTCAGTGACATGTTCGTCCCAATCATTGCTGCAGTGGTTGTTGGTCTTGTCCTTGTTGTCCTTGTTGTCATTGGAGCTGTGAtgtacaaaaagaagaagaaag GGTCAGACGATTCCTATTATATCTGA
- the LOC137101179 gene encoding major histocompatibility complex class I-related gene protein-like isoform X8, translated as MDTLIFLLLLGINDATGVTHSLKYFYTGSSQVPNFPEFVAVGMVDGVEMFYYDSNTRRLEPKQDWMNRITADDPQYWETQTDSLMVAHQTFKGNIEILKQGFNQTGGLHILQWIFGCDWDDETDEVTGYDQYGYDGEDFIAFDVKTETWIAPKPEGFTTKHNWDNNRTLIAQRKNYLTQICPEWVKKYVNYGSRSLLRTVPPSVSLLQKSPSSPVSCHATGFYPDRATMFWRKDGQELHEDVDHGEILPNHDGTFQMRVDLKLSSVKPEDWTRYDCVFLLSGVKDDVTTKLDKAVLRRNEEKLSDMFVPIIAAVVVGLVLVVLVVIGAVMYKKKKKGSDDSYYI; from the exons TGACTCACTCTCtgaagtatttctacactgGATCTTCTCAAGTCCCAAACTTTCCAGAGTTTGTGGCTGTTGGGATGGTTGATGGAGTGGAGATGTTTTACTATGACAGCAACACCAGGAGACTAGAACCCAAACAGGACTGGATGAACAGAATCACAGCAGATGATCCACAGTACTGGGAAACTCAGACTGACAGTTTAATGGTTGCCCATCAGACCTTCAAAGGCAACATTGAAATTCTAAAGCAGGGCTTCAACCAAACTggag gtcTTCACATTCTCCAGTGGATATTTGGCTGTGACTGGGATGATGAGACTGATGAGGTCACTGGTTATGATCAGTATGGTTATGATGGAGAAGACTTCATAGCATTTGACGTGAAGACAGAGACATGGATCGCTCCAAAACCAGAGGGTTTCACCACCAAACACAATTGGGATAATAACAGAACACTCATAGCACAGAGGAAGAACTATCTCACCCAGATTTGTCCTGAGTGGGTGAAGAAGTATGTGAACTATGGGAGCAGGTCTCTGCTGAGAACAG TTcctccctcagtgtctctcctccagaagtctccgtcctctccagtcagctgccacgctacaggtttctaccctgacagagccacaatgttctggaggaaagatggacaggagcttcatgaggacgtggaccatggagagatcctccccaaccatgatggaaccttccagatgagagtTGATCTGAAACTTTCgtcagtcaaacctgaagactggacgagatacgactgtgtgtttctgctctctGGTGTGAAGGATGATGTCACCACCAAACTGGACAAAGCTGTGTTAAGGAGAAATGAAG AGAAGCTCAGTGACATGTTCGTCCCAATCATTGCTGCAGTGGTTGTTGGTCTTGTCCTTGTTGTCCTTGTTGTCATTGGAGCTGTGAtgtacaaaaagaagaagaaag GGTCAGACGATTCCTATTATATCTGA